TTTGTTAGAGTCTGCGCACTTGCCAAATGATCAACTAAAATCTTCTCGTATCAGCTTGATTATTCGATTAGCCAAATATCTCAACGAGCAAACTGAATTAACTCAAGATGTCCTTGATGAAATAGCAGTGTATGTAAAAAAGCTCTGGGAAATGCAGCCTGCTGAGTTTGAAGAAGAATTTTTAAAGAAAATTTCCCCGTTATCGTTTATAGATAATACTGTACGAATATTAACGGGATTGAGTGCCAGATTTTTTAGTATATTACAACCTCCTGCTCCTTCTTTGAATATCAATTCTGATATGGATAAGCATCCCAAGGTTTGATTCCTGTCCCAATGTAATATTGATTATTGTAAGCACAGTTAATCAGGTGATTTTTGCTTCATGAGTGAGCAGATTTGTTTTATAAGAAATAGCGTTTGGATTGCCCATGTATCCTCCCAGATCATTTTTGCCTACTACTCTATGACAGGGAATAAATAAAGCCAGTGGGTTGCATTTGCAGGCTTGCCCAATTGCTCTTGGACTACTTTGAAGTTTAATGGCGAGCTCTCCATAAGTGACAGTTCTGCCAACAGGAATCACTAATAGCGTATTCCAAACTTTTTGCTGGAAGATGCTTCCTTGAGGTTTTAGCGGAAGTTGAAAACGATGATGGGGATTGTCGAAATAGGCTTTTAATTCACCGGCGATTAAATGAGCCAATTGGTTTTGAGCTGGGTCGCCCGATTTGTCTGTGAATGAGGCATTGAAAATAAAATGCTCATCATGGACTACTTCCAGGTTACCCACAGGGGTATTAAAAATAGACACGAGGAGCATTTCACCATTCAAGAATTAATCGCCTTTCTTTCCTGATAATTTTTCTTTAATACGAGCTGCGCGACCGGCGAGATTTCTTAAGTAGTATAATTTAGCACGACGAACGTCACCACGCCTTTTCACCGTAATGCTATCAACAATAGGACTGTATGTTTGGAAAACGCGCTCTACACCAACGTTATGAGAAATTTTACGGACAGTGAAAGCAGAGTTTAGTCCACGGTTACGCTTGGCAATCACAACTCCTTCAAATGCTTGTAAACGCTCACGGTTACCTTCAATAACTTTTACTTGAACCAGAACAGTATCGCCTGGGTTGAAATCAGGAATTTCTTTGCCTTGCATTTGTTCGGCATTTATTTGGTCAATAATATTAGTCATGGACTACTCCTCAAATTGGCTTATCCTCAGTAGGAATCACCGTGTTCGCATTTAAACTCAGCAAGCAATTGCCTGTCTGTTTCACTTAATTGTACTTTCTCAAGTAAATCCGGGCGCTTGAGCCAGGTTTTACCCAGGGATTGTTTTCTACGCCAGCGTTCTATTTCTTTATGGTTTCCTCCCAATAAAACATCAGGTACATCCAGTCCATTTATAGTTGCTGGTCGGGTATAATGTGGACAGTCTAATAATCCATTCATAAATGAATCTTGTTCAGCTGATCCCAAATGCCCAAGGCTGCCAGGTATTAAGCGAATTATCGCGTCAATAAATACCATTGCAGCCAGTTCACCACCACTTAACACAAAATCTCCTAGCGACCATTCTTCATCTATATGATGACTAATGATTCGCTCATCAATTCCTTCATATCTCCCTGCAACAAATAGCAGCGATTGTTTTTGTGTAGCTATTAGTTTTAAATCGTTTTGTTTTACTACCTTGCCCTGAGGGCTTAAATAAACTGTTTTGCAGTTTCCCTTCATTTCAGCACGGGCATGCCTTATTGCGGCATGCAATGGCTCATACATCATAACCATTCCTGGTCCACCGCCATAGGGTTTGTCATCAACTTGCCTATAAGGTTTTGATGACCAATCCCTGGGGTTCCAGCAATCAATTTTAACCAAGCCTTGTTCAATAGCTCGGCCGGTTACCCCATAATGAATACCTTCCATTATTTCTGGCAACAGGGTGATGACTCCAAGATGTAATGCCACTTAAAAATTCATATCCCAATCAACAGTGATTACTTGCTGGCTTTCATCCACATCAATTACGAATTGGCCTGGAAGATAGGGAATTAAATGTCTTTTTTCACCTTCCACAACAAGCACATCATTCGAGCCAGTGGGCATGATTTCAACAACTTTTCCAAAAAGCTCACCTTGGGAGTTTATGACACTCATGCCAATCAGCTGGTACCAGTAGTATTCACCTGGTGCCAAAGCAGCAAGCTGTGATTTTTGCACAGCAATATCTAAATTAGTCAGTGCAGAGACTAATTCACGTTCAGGATACCCTTCAATTTGAGCAATAATCGCTTTAGTTCTTACTTCTATTGCCAATAATTTAAGGGGCTGCCACTGTTTATTTAAAAAAACGTGCCAGTCATTGTACCGCAAGATATTATCAGCAGGTTCTGTAAAGGAATGTACGGTGACAAAACCTTTAATACCATGGGGTCTGCCAAAACGACCGATGACCACCCAATTTGTCTTGTTATTCACTTTGACTAAGCAGCTGTTCCTGAGTTTTTACTATGTTCTTTTAACAAGGCACTGACTCGATCTGATAACTTGGCCCCAACTTTTTGCCAGTGGGTCATTTTATCCATATCAATGTGAAGCTTTACTTCTTGTCCACGTGCTATAGGGTTAAAATAACCAATACGCTCAATGTAGTTTCCATCGCGACGCTTGCGGCTGTCAGTAACAACCATGTGATAAAAAGGACGCTTTTTTGCGCCAGCTCGTGATAAACGTATAACGACCATTATTTTCCTCTACTGTTAGAGTGGTTACATAAAAATGCCGTGTATTGTACGAAAATTACATCGACATGTGAAGTAATTCTTACGAATTATTTTAAATCATCTGGAAACATGCCTTTCAATCCAGCCATGCCCCCAATTCCTCGCATCATTTTTTGCATTCCACCGGGTTTGGTAAATTTTTTCATCATCTTTTGCATCTGTTCAAATTGTTTTAATAGTCTATTGACGTCCTGAATTTGAGTTCCAGAGCCTAAAGCTATGCGCTTTTTACGGGAGCCTACAATAATTTTGGGTATACGACGTTCTTTGGGAGTCATAGAGTTAATGATTGCAATGGTTTGAGCCATCGCTTTGTCATTCACTTGCTGCATTGCCTGTTTTGGTAATTGACCCATCCCGGGTAATTTGCTCATCATCCCGGAGATACCCCCCATATTGTTCATTTGTAATAATTGTTGTTTGAAATCTTCTAAGTCAAATCCTTTCCCTTTTTTTAATTTTTTTGCCAGTTTTTCGCTGGCTTGTTTGTCGGCTTTGCGCTCTACCTCTTCAATGAGAGTTAAAATATCTCCCATCCCCAATATTCTTGATGCAATCCGTTCAGGGTGGAAAGGTTCCAAGGCTTCTATTTTTTCACCACTCCCTATAAATTTTATAGGTTTCCCAGTGATTTGTTTGACGGATAGTGCTGCTCCTCCTCGAGCATCGCCGTCCGTTTTGGTCAAAATCACACCAGTCAGAGGGAGAGCCTCATGAAATGCTTTTGCAGTATTGGCAGCGTCTTGTCCTGTCATACTGTCAACAACAAAAAGGGTTTCAATTGGATTGACTGCTTTGTGCAAGGATTTGATTTCAGACATCATATCCTCATCAACATGCAGGCGTCCTGCTGTATCGAGAATAAGAACATCGACATACTGTTTTCTGGCACTTTCCAAAGCTTTCTGAGCAATTTTTATCGGTTGCTCATTGGAGTCTGAATCAAAGAAGGCGACATCAATTTGCTCGGCTAATACTTTCAGTTGATGTATAGCGGCTGGTCTGTATACATCAACGCTGGCCATCATCACTTTTTTATTTTCGGTTTCTTTTAAATAACGCGCGAGTTTTGCGGTACTCGTTGTTTTACCAGAACCTTGTAAGCCTGCCATTAAAAAGACAGCAGGTGGTTGGGTTTTGTAATCAAGTTCAGCCCGTTCATCACCCATAACGTGAATGAGCTCATCATGCACGATTTTAATGAATGCCTGATCGGGATTTAAACTGGTTAAGACTTCCTGTCCAAGCGATTTTTGTTTTACTTGCTCAATAAACTCTTTGATAACGGGTAAAGCGACATCGGCCTCAATAAGGGACAGTCTTACTTCACGCAAGGCATGCTGGATATTGTCTTCCGTCAGGCGGCCTTGGCCTCGCAAATTTTTAAAGGTTCGGGTTAAGCGTTCGGTTAAATTATCAAACATAGTGAGTAGTACCCAAAAAATGACTACTATAACATAGAGAGTTAAAAGTATACCACAGAGAAAAACGCATTAATGATTAGCCGTAATTGATGACAGTGAATCAAGTCAGGTTATCTTTATGATTTTGTAATTAGAAGCTGTAGAGTAATGTAATCAGTTACTCTACAGTTTTTCAGGTTTTGGATAAATCACCATTAATTGCCATACAGTAAACCTATAGAACGGTCTTCACTATGGTTAACCAAACTATATCAATTAATGGAATCCATATCCATTCATTCCAGTTTTCTTCTCATCATCGTGAGGTTTGGATAAAGGTTTTGTTGTTGTTGTCGACGTAAGGAAAAATCCTACTCTTAGCCCTGCGAAAGTTGTTGGAGTATCTACTTCTTTTTCTTTCACAACAGGTTGCTTTTTAGTTGTGTGAACCGAAGGAGAGGATACAGGCAAAGGACTGGGCAGAGTTGTTTCCAGTTTTGGCATATCTTCGGGGAGAGTATTGGCTTTATGGTAGGCTTCGATAAAGCTGGTGTGTTCTTCGGATGAAATAAGAGAATGTTTTTCTAGTATTCCCAGAATGTTTTCCAATTTACTCTCGTCAATAGTCTTGTCAAATTGTGCATGGTAATGGTTCTCATCCATGCTAAACTCATCTTGATGATACAAATCATGATCATGATCATCACGATGTATAAAGCGATAGACACCAAGTTCATTCGAACGCATCATAAAAAACTGATCAACCTGAGCGCTGTTGCAATCCATTTTAGAAAACAACAGAACCATGAGAAGATCAAGCTCACTACGTATTTGAATAGGTTTTGGCAGTACAGATGATTTAGGGTAGACAGTCAATGTATCGTTATATAAACTGAGGTTGACTTTTTTACACAAATGGGTAAATGCTTTAGGCATAAAGGACTCCAATGATTTTTACAAAAAGCAGTTGTCTATATTTTGGCCCCATAGTTTAAAACATTAACATTAAGGTTTTCTTAAGAAGAAATAAGAAGTGCTATCAACGAATTGCCATAATTGCTCTGTTGCTTCGAGGATATCGGATTTGCTGTACAACTAGGCTTTCGATTTGTATTGACTTGTCCCATTTCCATTTCTCTCTTTTTACTGATACTTTCTGGTGAGGTAACAGTAATACATAACCAACACGAAAATTGAAAAATATAGAATAAGCTATTGATTTTAAGGTTTTTTCATAAATCCTCATAAAAAGCAGTTCAATTAAAAATACATTATCCCTATTTTTCAAGGTTTATTTTCAACAAGCATTTATCTCGCTTTTTTATTTGCTAATAAAAAAATCAATTTGCTTATTTCTCTTAATATTTTCTTAATGATATTTAGTTATTATTTTGCACAGTTTGTATCTGGATGTGGTGAAAGTTATGACTAAAATAATCCTGGTGTATGCTAATTGTGTTAATTCAACTGCTAAAGGCGATTTTGCTCTGGCTGGGCAGATTGCCAAAGATTTAGTTAGAGAAAAAACTTCTGATGATATCGATGTGGTTTTAACCTCTACTTTGGATGGAATTGCAAGATTTGAAAGCCTTTATGGCAAAGCAGTTGATGGCCGTGTAATGATTGAAGGGACCAGCGTAGGCTTATGTGCCCTGGAATTATTTGACTCGGTAGATAATAAAGTGGTGGCTTTCATTGAAGCCAACCGCTGCAAATATGCGCCAAGTGATATTCTGAAGCGAGTTCTCTCTCCTGACAGCAAGTTTTTATTTATTGGAGCTGCTAACCAAAAGGCAATAGCAAAAGGCGATAAATATACTAAATCCTGGCTGTATATAAGTCATAAAGGTGATCAGCCTAATGTTTACGAGCATTTTGACGAAGACGATTCTCTAATGCAAAGTGTAGGTTTAGGTGATGATCGATTAGGATTACCATCATTGCCAAAAGTTGATGAATTACCGGAGATGAACTCCACACAATCACAAAAAATACCAAGCGGAGAGTATGGGTTTATGTATCTTGCCGCTGTACATGGGATTGATGACGTCTATTTAATGAATCAATACATGTCTTTAACCGGGATGGGGCAGTATGTCTTGGTGGGGGAATATGCCAAACAATCAAAAGAAGTTCAAATGGTTCTGCATAGTCTACAGTACAAAGGCAGTTCGGTATCACTAGGAGTGCCTCAGATTTTCTTCCATGATTCGGTCGATAATTGTTTAATGCGAAACATGGTTTCAAAGTCTTCTGGTCCTTTGGTTGTTTCCACAGGGGTTATGAGTTCTATTGAGGCGATGCAGGATGGTAAATTAACGTATTATCAGACAATGTCTAATAATACCCAATTTGTGGCTTCTTATTTAATTGCAGTGAAATCGATTTGTTCCAGTGATACAACACTATTTGGTTCCATGCCGCAATTAATTATCGACTTGTCCAATTTGCTTTTTGCAGAAAAACCATTGAAAGAAAGCCAAGTAAAAGAAATTAAAACTTTACTGAGCATGTCTTCGGTTACCAGTCGTTTGGGTGAAATGAATAAAAAAATCATTGCAAAAGCAAACGGGACTGTTGCTGGTGAGCTTTTAAGCTTTATTGGAAAACCTAAAACGACGCAATCACATAAACAATGCATCAGCGTTTGTATGTCTCTTCGCAAGAGTGGTGAAACTACGTCACCTATTTTTGATCAAGCATTACGCAGAGCAGCAGCTTGGGGTCGCTTGTTTGAATTGAAAGTGTTGATTGCATCAATGTCAACTTCTGATTTAAATAAAAAAGATAAAACTGGGAATCAATACACAGCACTTCATTGGGCTGTGATGCAGGGGCATTTAGATTGTGCAAGATTATTAGTTAAATCTGGCGCCTCTGTCGATATTCAAGACAAGTCTGGTAAATCGCCTTTACACTATGCGATTAAAAGAGGAGATAAAGAAACCATTAAATTATTGGTTCAAGCAGGAGCTTCTTTGGAAATTATTGATGATTCAGGAGCAAAACCTTGTGATGGATCAGAATATTGGGTTCCTGAGTATATTAAATCCTGTTATGAGAAAAGTGGTCACAATAAATCTAGTGGCTTGTTTTAAAGATTAGTCTTAATGACAGATTTGTAACCCTGAATTACCCGGAGATGAAATCCATGATCCGGGTAATTTTTTATTATTTATAAAGCATGGATGATTTTATTTGCTTTTCTGGTATTACCCAGTTTTTTGAAGAAAATTTAACCCCGAACCCCTCGACTTATTTTATGGGTTAATTTTATACTCAATTCATTATGGATAGCATCTGGTTCAAGGGATATGATTTTTGTTCTAATTTGTATCGTGTTAGTTTGCGGTTTGGTCGTGTATCAACTCATACCCAAGCTCCTTTCGTATTCTCCTTCTCAGATCTCAAAAAATCGGGATTCCAG
Above is a genomic segment from Legionella pneumophila subsp. pascullei containing:
- a CDS encoding methylated-DNA--[protein]-cysteine S-methyltransferase; the encoded protein is MLLVSIFNTPVGNLEVVHDEHFIFNASFTDKSGDPAQNQLAHLIAGELKAYFDNPHHRFQLPLKPQGSIFQQKVWNTLLVIPVGRTVTYGELAIKLQSSPRAIGQACKCNPLALFIPCHRVVGKNDLGGYMGNPNAISYKTNLLTHEAKIT
- the rplS gene encoding 50S ribosomal protein L19 translates to MTNIIDQINAEQMQGKEIPDFNPGDTVLVQVKVIEGNRERLQAFEGVVIAKRNRGLNSAFTVRKISHNVGVERVFQTYSPIVDSITVKRRGDVRRAKLYYLRNLAGRAARIKEKLSGKKGD
- the trmD gene encoding tRNA (guanosine(37)-N1)-methyltransferase TrmD, with the translated sequence MALHLGVITLLPEIMEGIHYGVTGRAIEQGLVKIDCWNPRDWSSKPYRQVDDKPYGGGPGMVMMYEPLHAAIRHARAEMKGNCKTVYLSPQGKVVKQNDLKLIATQKQSLLFVAGRYEGIDERIISHHIDEEWSLGDFVLSGGELAAMVFIDAIIRLIPGSLGHLGSAEQDSFMNGLLDCPHYTRPATINGLDVPDVLLGGNHKEIERWRRKQSLGKTWLKRPDLLEKVQLSETDRQLLAEFKCEHGDSY
- the rimM gene encoding ribosome maturation factor RimM (Essential for efficient processing of 16S rRNA); the encoded protein is MNNKTNWVVIGRFGRPHGIKGFVTVHSFTEPADNILRYNDWHVFLNKQWQPLKLLAIEVRTKAIIAQIEGYPERELVSALTNLDIAVQKSQLAALAPGEYYWYQLIGMSVINSQGELFGKVVEIMPTGSNDVLVVEGEKRHLIPYLPGQFVIDVDESQQVITVDWDMNF
- the rpsP gene encoding 30S ribosomal protein S16, translated to MVVIRLSRAGAKKRPFYHMVVTDSRKRRDGNYIERIGYFNPIARGQEVKLHIDMDKMTHWQKVGAKLSDRVSALLKEHSKNSGTAA
- the ffh gene encoding signal recognition particle protein gives rise to the protein MFDNLTERLTRTFKNLRGQGRLTEDNIQHALREVRLSLIEADVALPVIKEFIEQVKQKSLGQEVLTSLNPDQAFIKIVHDELIHVMGDERAELDYKTQPPAVFLMAGLQGSGKTTSTAKLARYLKETENKKVMMASVDVYRPAAIHQLKVLAEQIDVAFFDSDSNEQPIKIAQKALESARKQYVDVLILDTAGRLHVDEDMMSEIKSLHKAVNPIETLFVVDSMTGQDAANTAKAFHEALPLTGVILTKTDGDARGGAALSVKQITGKPIKFIGSGEKIEALEPFHPERIASRILGMGDILTLIEEVERKADKQASEKLAKKLKKGKGFDLEDFKQQLLQMNNMGGISGMMSKLPGMGQLPKQAMQQVNDKAMAQTIAIINSMTPKERRIPKIIVGSRKKRIALGSGTQIQDVNRLLKQFEQMQKMMKKFTKPGGMQKMMRGIGGMAGLKGMFPDDLK
- the ankY gene encoding Dot/Icm T4SS effector AnkY/LegA9; amino-acid sequence: MHSLYLDVVKVMTKIILVYANCVNSTAKGDFALAGQIAKDLVREKTSDDIDVVLTSTLDGIARFESLYGKAVDGRVMIEGTSVGLCALELFDSVDNKVVAFIEANRCKYAPSDILKRVLSPDSKFLFIGAANQKAIAKGDKYTKSWLYISHKGDQPNVYEHFDEDDSLMQSVGLGDDRLGLPSLPKVDELPEMNSTQSQKIPSGEYGFMYLAAVHGIDDVYLMNQYMSLTGMGQYVLVGEYAKQSKEVQMVLHSLQYKGSSVSLGVPQIFFHDSVDNCLMRNMVSKSSGPLVVSTGVMSSIEAMQDGKLTYYQTMSNNTQFVASYLIAVKSICSSDTTLFGSMPQLIIDLSNLLFAEKPLKESQVKEIKTLLSMSSVTSRLGEMNKKIIAKANGTVAGELLSFIGKPKTTQSHKQCISVCMSLRKSGETTSPIFDQALRRAAAWGRLFELKVLIASMSTSDLNKKDKTGNQYTALHWAVMQGHLDCARLLVKSGASVDIQDKSGKSPLHYAIKRGDKETIKLLVQAGASLEIIDDSGAKPCDGSEYWVPEYIKSCYEKSGHNKSSGLF